One Methanococcus aeolicus Nankai-3 DNA segment encodes these proteins:
- the cobA gene encoding uroporphyrinogen-III C-methyltransferase, with protein MNVFLVGAGPGDEGLITVKGLDLIKKADIIIYDDLVGKNLLKYSKEDAELIYVGKRKGKHSHKQEEINNILVEKAKDAIANNKIVVRLKGGDSFIFGRGGEEVLELKKHNIDYEMVPGITSSIAVPEVSDIPLTHRKVATSFTVVTGHEAEDKKENEKQVKLSELNANTIVILMGITNLENHVMELLKNQNRTVDTPVAIIMNGTRPDQKIIKGNLGNIVNIAKENNIAPPGIIVVGDVVNVLE; from the coding sequence ATGAATGTATTTTTAGTAGGCGCAGGTCCCGGAGATGAAGGGCTAATTACTGTAAAAGGACTGGATTTAATAAAGAAAGCAGATATAATAATATATGATGATTTAGTTGGTAAAAATTTATTAAAATACAGTAAAGAAGATGCAGAATTAATTTATGTTGGAAAAAGAAAGGGAAAACACTCCCACAAACAAGAAGAAATAAACAATATATTGGTTGAAAAGGCAAAAGATGCCATTGCCAACAATAAAATTGTTGTTAGGTTAAAAGGCGGTGATTCCTTTATATTTGGTAGAGGCGGTGAAGAGGTATTGGAATTAAAAAAACACAATATAGATTATGAAATGGTTCCTGGAATTACCTCTTCAATAGCTGTTCCGGAGGTTTCAGACATACCACTTACACATAGAAAAGTTGCCACTTCATTTACTGTTGTAACAGGACATGAAGCAGAGGATAAAAAGGAAAACGAAAAACAGGTTAAATTAAGTGAGTTAAATGCCAACACAATTGTAATTCTTATGGGAATAACTAATTTAGAAAATCATGTAATGGAGCTCCTAAAAAATCAAAATAGAACCGTTGATACGCCTGTTGCCATAATAATGAATGGAACACGACCAGACCAGAAAATTATAAAAGGAAATCTTGGAAATATTGTAAATATTGCAAAGGAAAACAACATTGCACCGCCTGGAATTATTGTGGTAGGGGATGTTGTTAATGTTTTAGAATAA
- the cgi121 gene encoding KEOPS complex subunit Cgi121 has translation MIIKGIENAKITQNIFNLNLPFQILNADCIASKKHIIHAINQATSKSPITNNIWMEILVRASAQRQISNAIKTIGTKGENANICVVCDSEETFNKILEVVGGIPNDNILELLDSKINNIKKIYHIKENENDKEYIIKRVCEKISIIEVS, from the coding sequence ATGATAATAAAAGGAATCGAAAATGCAAAAATTACACAAAACATATTTAATCTAAATTTACCATTTCAAATATTAAATGCCGATTGTATTGCATCAAAAAAACATATAATTCATGCTATTAATCAGGCGACTTCAAAATCCCCGATTACAAATAATATTTGGATGGAAATATTAGTTAGAGCTTCTGCACAACGCCAAATATCCAACGCCATTAAAACCATCGGAACAAAAGGCGAAAATGCCAATATTTGTGTAGTTTGCGATAGTGAGGAAACATTTAATAAAATATTAGAAGTCGTGGGAGGCATACCCAATGATAATATATTGGAGCTCCTAGATTCAAAAATAAATAATATAAAAAAAATATATCACATAAAAGAAAACGAAAACGACAAAGAATATATAATTAAAAGAGTTTGCGAAAAAATAAGTATTATTGAAGTGTCATAA
- the hisD gene encoding histidinol dehydrogenase yields the protein MIIKNINNLTESDQNIIFNRNKTNIEEVYPIVKEILDNVKNNGDSALKYYTEKFDKANIDNFRISNEEIEEAYNSIDYKIIEALEKANERIIEFHKIQLDNLKEWDIENNGIKTGQIIRPIEKAGCYVPGGRAFYPSTVLMTVTPAKVAGVEKVVVVSPPDGTKGAPATLVASDIAKADEIYKVGGAHAIGALAYGTETIPKVDIIVGPGNVFVTTAKMMVYGNTSIDFPAGPSEVLILCDNTANSKFVALDFIAQAEHDPNASCIITTTSKEHAEKIKNNIVEIINNKATKRTEIINKALNNCAIIYGSMEDCINLSNEYAPEHLEIITENPRETLKYIKNAGSIFLGSYAPVPVGDYASGTNHVLPTSGCAKMYSGLSVDTFIKKPTVQEFTKEGLKNISDIAITIAEAEGLYNHAESIKKRLI from the coding sequence ATGATTATTAAAAATATCAATAATTTAACAGAATCTGACCAAAACATAATATTTAACAGAAATAAAACAAATATAGAGGAAGTTTATCCAATCGTTAAAGAAATATTGGACAATGTGAAAAATAACGGAGATAGTGCTTTAAAATACTACACTGAAAAGTTTGATAAAGCAAATATTGATAATTTTAGAATAAGTAACGAGGAAATCGAAGAGGCATACAATTCAATAGATTATAAGATAATAGAGGCATTAGAAAAAGCAAACGAAAGAATAATAGAATTCCACAAAATTCAATTAGATAACTTAAAAGAATGGGATATTGAAAACAACGGCATAAAAACGGGGCAAATAATAAGGCCAATAGAAAAAGCTGGTTGTTATGTCCCAGGAGGTAGGGCTTTTTATCCTTCTACGGTTTTAATGACCGTAACACCTGCAAAAGTGGCAGGAGTGGAGAAAGTAGTTGTAGTCTCACCACCAGATGGAACAAAGGGAGCTCCTGCTACATTGGTGGCATCAGATATAGCCAAAGCTGACGAAATATATAAAGTTGGAGGGGCCCATGCAATAGGAGCTTTGGCTTATGGAACAGAAACAATACCAAAAGTAGATATTATCGTTGGTCCAGGAAATGTATTTGTAACTACGGCCAAAATGATGGTTTATGGAAATACTTCAATAGATTTTCCAGCAGGACCTTCTGAGGTTTTAATTTTATGCGATAATACGGCAAATAGTAAATTTGTGGCTTTGGATTTCATAGCTCAGGCGGAACATGACCCCAACGCATCATGCATAATTACCACCACATCTAAGGAACATGCTGAAAAAATTAAAAATAACATTGTAGAAATCATAAATAATAAAGCTACAAAAAGAACGGAAATAATAAATAAAGCACTAAATAATTGTGCAATAATCTATGGAAGTATGGAAGATTGTATAAACCTATCAAATGAATATGCACCAGAACATTTGGAAATAATTACGGAAAATCCAAGGGAAACACTAAAATATATTAAAAATGCGGGAAGCATCTTTTTGGGAAGTTATGCTCCTGTTCCTGTTGGAGATTATGCAAGTGGAACAAATCATGTTTTACCAACTAGTGGTTGTGCTAAAATGTATTCTGGTTTAAGTGTAGATACATTTATAAAAAAGCCAACGGTGCAAGAATTTACAAAAGAAGGACTAAAAAATATATCCGATATAGCCATAACCATAGCAGAGGCAGAAGGGCTTTACAATCATGCTGAATCCATTAAAAAGAGATTAATTTAA
- a CDS encoding ATP-dependent DNA ligase produces MLFKEVCDIFYKIESTTKRLEKMEYFIELIKMVENKKAPQDLKKICQIAVGRVFAEHENKELGIGPNILIDAIISTGINKKTIQNTINQTGDIGTALEQLGHNIKQTSLFQTPPTLEEVYTTLKKLSTIEGGQSQKKKIRHISSILIKSSPIEQRYLARLILEDMRIGMSIPTILGAFSKYYNQPKENLEKIYAVVNDIGLLAEKLAQRCDIYNDEELQLKIFRPIKPMLAQLIGSINDAIIEMGAPQFETKYDGARVQIHKKDNIVKIYSRKLEDITNSIPEIVEEVKNIEAQNLIIEGECVAMDKNGRPRPFQDILRRFRRKYNIDSIQSEINLKVYVFDILYYNNKSLIELPLIERRSILEKILTNKHNKLNISHKLTTDNEQKAREFYEWSLSIGHEGVMIKNPNAIYTPGSRVRTMYKFKPTLESLDVVITKAKMGMGKRKEWYGSFEIAVKDYENNLYTIGHVGSGLTEEELHNLTEQIKNITIEVINDEAIVEPKIVLEISYEEIQESDKYKCGYALRFPRVARIRTDKSIEDINSIEDIERIFDIQKGKGNL; encoded by the coding sequence ATATTGTTTAAAGAAGTATGTGATATATTTTATAAAATAGAAAGCACAACAAAAAGATTGGAAAAAATGGAGTATTTTATAGAATTAATTAAAATGGTGGAAAATAAAAAAGCTCCACAAGATTTAAAAAAAATATGTCAAATTGCAGTTGGGAGAGTGTTTGCAGAGCATGAAAATAAAGAATTAGGAATTGGACCCAACATATTAATCGATGCCATAATATCCACGGGAATAAATAAAAAAACGATACAAAACACCATAAACCAGACAGGAGATATAGGAACGGCCCTAGAACAGTTGGGGCATAATATAAAACAGACCTCTTTATTTCAAACACCCCCTACGCTGGAAGAAGTATATACTACATTGAAAAAATTATCGACTATCGAAGGCGGACAATCTCAAAAAAAGAAAATAAGGCATATTTCAAGTATTCTTATAAAATCGTCCCCAATAGAACAAAGATATTTGGCAAGATTAATTTTAGAGGATATGAGAATAGGAATGAGTATTCCAACAATATTGGGGGCTTTTTCAAAATATTACAACCAACCCAAAGAAAATTTGGAAAAAATATATGCCGTAGTTAATGATATTGGGCTATTGGCGGAAAAATTGGCACAACGATGCGATATTTATAATGATGAAGAACTACAATTAAAAATATTTAGGCCAATTAAACCGATGTTAGCTCAACTCATTGGCTCCATAAATGATGCAATTATTGAAATGGGAGCTCCCCAATTTGAAACCAAATACGATGGTGCAAGAGTTCAAATTCATAAAAAAGATAATATAGTAAAAATATACAGCAGGAAATTAGAAGACATAACAAACTCCATACCCGAAATAGTAGAAGAAGTAAAAAATATTGAAGCTCAAAACCTAATTATTGAAGGAGAATGTGTAGCAATGGATAAAAACGGGAGACCTAGACCCTTCCAAGACATACTGCGGAGATTTAGAAGAAAATATAATATAGATTCCATACAAAGTGAAATAAATTTAAAGGTTTATGTATTTGATATTCTTTATTATAACAATAAATCATTGATAGAGTTACCATTAATCGAAAGAAGAAGCATATTAGAGAAAATACTAACCAACAAACATAATAAATTAAATATATCCCACAAACTAACCACCGACAACGAACAGAAAGCCAGAGAATTCTATGAATGGAGTTTAAGCATAGGGCATGAAGGCGTAATGATTAAAAACCCAAATGCAATATATACTCCCGGAAGCAGAGTAAGAACTATGTATAAATTTAAACCAACTTTGGAAAGTTTAGATGTGGTAATTACAAAGGCCAAAATGGGAATGGGAAAAAGAAAAGAATGGTATGGTTCCTTTGAAATTGCCGTAAAAGATTATGAAAATAATTTATACACCATTGGGCATGTTGGAAGTGGATTAACCGAGGAGGAGCTCCACAACCTGACAGAGCAAATAAAAAATATAACAATTGAAGTAATTAATGACGAGGCCATTGTAGAGCCTAAAATAGTTTTAGAAATATCCTATGAGGAAATTCAAGAATCGGATAAATACAAATGTGGTTATGCTCTTAGATTTCCACGAGTGGCAAGAATTAGGACAGATAAATCCATTGAGGACATAAATTCCATTGAGGATATTGAAAGAATATTTGATATTCAAAAAGGAAAAGGAAATTTATAA
- a CDS encoding Lrp/AsnC family transcriptional regulator produces MDEKDTKILKILMEEGRKPFTEIAKELNTSESSIRKRIKKMESCGIIKGYNVIVEPNKIGYGVVALTGFDTIPEDFLHVANELCKYEEVKKVYTTTGDHMIMTEIWAKDGRELSEIIFNKIGRIEGIKKVCPAIILEQMK; encoded by the coding sequence ATGGACGAAAAAGATACAAAAATATTAAAAATATTAATGGAAGAAGGTAGAAAGCCATTTACGGAAATAGCCAAAGAATTGAATACTAGTGAGAGCTCCATAAGAAAAAGAATAAAAAAAATGGAATCTTGTGGAATTATCAAAGGATATAATGTGATAGTTGAACCAAATAAAATTGGATATGGTGTAGTTGCATTAACTGGTTTCGACACTATTCCCGAGGATTTTTTACATGTGGCAAATGAATTATGTAAATATGAAGAAGTTAAAAAAGTATATACTACCACAGGAGACCATATGATAATGACTGAAATATGGGCAAAGGATGGAAGAGAATTGTCCGAAATAATATTTAATAAAATTGGAAGAATTGAGGGTATAAAAAAAGTATGTCCTGCCATAATATTGGAGCAAATGAAATAA
- a CDS encoding 4Fe-4S dicluster domain-containing protein codes for MTIEVIVDRDKCTGCGKCYAVCPKAGKIFKKDKNGKYYAYDTKFCFKCYACTGRCPVNAIIVRSKEEEKNENKNKEKIKL; via the coding sequence ATGACAATAGAAGTAATTGTGGATAGGGATAAATGCACAGGTTGCGGTAAATGCTATGCCGTATGCCCAAAAGCTGGAAAAATATTTAAAAAAGACAAAAACGGTAAATATTATGCCTATGACACAAAATTTTGTTTTAAATGCTATGCATGTACTGGAAGATGTCCAGTAAATGCTATAATTGTTAGAAGTAAAGAAGAAGAAAAAAATGAAAATAAAAACAAAGAAAAAATAAAACTATAA
- a CDS encoding DUF447 domain-containing protein, producing MKYEVVITSKNSKTNENNGAPIGVYYKNDKTVVAHLYEGSHTYENLKNNDYFVINITAPYEIAKFVLDDGIKEDYGHIKGAPYLLNSHKIQLVKIENYKITKLNDKYGDSHLMIINGNIELEKELNPPKIGPYNRANGLIVEMAVLYSRLNIVDNETKLKLKNEMNYYFKTIKKVGSEKHIELAEKMLKE from the coding sequence ATGAAGTATGAAGTCGTAATAACCTCAAAAAATAGTAAAACTAATGAAAATAACGGAGCTCCCATAGGAGTATATTATAAAAATGATAAAACCGTAGTTGCTCATCTTTATGAAGGTTCTCACACCTACGAAAATTTAAAAAATAACGATTATTTTGTAATAAATATAACTGCCCCATATGAAATAGCAAAATTTGTTTTAGACGATGGAATTAAAGAAGATTATGGACATATAAAAGGAGCTCCCTATTTATTAAATAGCCATAAAATACAGCTTGTAAAAATAGAAAATTACAAAATTACAAAATTAAATGATAAATATGGGGACTCCCATCTTATGATAATTAACGGAAATATTGAATTAGAAAAAGAACTAAATCCTCCAAAAATTGGGCCATACAATCGTGCCAATGGATTAATTGTAGAAATGGCAGTATTATATTCTCGATTAAATATCGTAGATAATGAAACAAAATTAAAACTTAAAAATGAAATGAATTATTATTTTAAAACCATTAAAAAAGTAGGCAGTGAAAAACATATTGAATTAGCCGAAAAAATGTTAAAAGAATAA
- a CDS encoding GMP synthase subunit A, producing MIVILNNGGQYVHRIHRSLRYLKIPSKIIPNSTPLAEIEENKEIKGIILSGGPDIEKASNCLDIALNSKLPILGICLGHQIIAKAYGGEIGRAESEEYAHSKIFVKEENDLFKNVPKEFTAWASHKDEVVGAPLNFEILAYSNICEVEAMKHKEKPIYGVQFHPEVSHTENGAEILKNFCKVCGLLGE from the coding sequence ATGATTGTAATTCTTAACAATGGCGGTCAATATGTCCATAGAATTCACAGAAGTTTAAGATATTTAAAAATACCTTCAAAAATAATTCCAAACAGCACACCATTGGCGGAAATTGAAGAAAATAAAGAAATAAAAGGAATTATATTAAGCGGGGGTCCAGATATCGAAAAAGCAAGTAATTGTTTGGACATAGCTTTAAACTCAAAACTCCCAATATTGGGGATATGTTTGGGACATCAGATAATAGCAAAAGCATACGGCGGAGAAATAGGTAGGGCAGAATCTGAGGAATATGCCCATTCCAAAATATTTGTAAAAGAAGAAAATGATTTATTTAAAAATGTTCCAAAAGAATTTACAGCTTGGGCGTCTCATAAAGATGAAGTTGTAGGAGCTCCCCTTAATTTTGAAATATTGGCTTATTCTAATATTTGCGAAGTTGAGGCAATGAAACACAAAGAAAAACCAATTTATGGGGTTCAATTCCATCCAGAAGTATCTCATACGGAAAATGGGGCAGAAATATTAAAAAATTTCTGTAAAGTTTGTGGATTATTGGGGGAATAA
- the map gene encoding type II methionyl aminopeptidase, producing MTNEEIYNKLKKAGEIHKIVMEEGIKLIKKDAKLYDVAEHVENRTKELGGEIAFPCNISINDIAAHYTPYYGDKSVFSENDIIKLDVGVHVDGYIADGAKTVDLSNSYKDLVKASEDALKTVINEVEPPMNVGEMGKIIKEVINSYGYKPISNLSGHVMGQYDLHSGICVPNVPENTKYTIDVGDIVAIEPFATDGHGQVIDGKEKYIYKYIAPRPVRLPSARKLLGIIEKNHAYLPFAERWFSKIPKHTMALRTLMNSGCIYGYPTLIDRGGGMVSQAEHTIYIGEDKIEIITK from the coding sequence ATGACCAATGAAGAAATATATAATAAATTAAAAAAAGCTGGAGAAATTCATAAAATCGTTATGGAGGAAGGTATTAAATTAATAAAAAAAGATGCCAAATTATATGATGTTGCGGAGCATGTTGAAAATAGAACAAAGGAATTAGGTGGAGAAATAGCATTTCCATGCAATATTTCTATAAACGATATTGCAGCACATTATACTCCATATTATGGGGATAAATCCGTATTTTCTGAAAATGACATCATAAAGCTTGATGTTGGAGTTCATGTAGATGGATATATTGCAGATGGTGCTAAAACTGTTGATTTATCCAACTCATACAAGGATTTAGTAAAGGCGTCGGAAGATGCCTTAAAAACTGTAATAAATGAGGTAGAACCACCGATGAATGTGGGGGAAATGGGAAAAATAATAAAAGAAGTAATTAACAGCTATGGGTATAAACCAATATCCAACCTTTCAGGGCATGTTATGGGGCAATATGATTTACATTCTGGAATATGCGTTCCAAATGTGCCAGAAAATACAAAATATACAATTGATGTTGGGGATATTGTAGCAATCGAGCCATTTGCCACAGATGGGCATGGTCAGGTAATAGATGGAAAAGAAAAATATATATACAAATACATAGCTCCGCGACCTGTTAGGCTTCCATCTGCTCGAAAATTGTTGGGAATTATTGAAAAAAATCATGCATATTTGCCATTTGCAGAAAGATGGTTTTCAAAAATTCCAAAACATACCATGGCACTTAGAACCCTTATGAATTCAGGCTGTATTTATGGTTATCCTACACTTATTGACAGAGGTGGCGGAATGGTAAGTCAGGCAGAGCACACAATTTATATTGGAGAAGATAAAATAGAAATAATTACAAAATAA
- a CDS encoding OBG GTPase family GTP-binding protein encodes MGIQEDIRHIEEELKKTQYNKATQKHVGILKAKLAKLRDAQSAPKSGSSGPSYAVRKTGDATVAFVGFPSVGKSTLLNTITNANSEVGAYAFTTLTIIPGLLEYKGAKIQVLDAPGIITGASFGRGRGSEVLAAIRSVDLAMIVVDVFSPEHIPVIERELYNVGIRLDQNPPDVKIVKKDRGGVNINTTIPLTKIDEDTIKAILNEHKIHNADLVIRDDITADQFIDVVSGNREYIPSLVIVNKIDLAEPEHIEKIEEVLKDRAHILVSGYKNINIEELKDQIFNTLGFMKLYLRPQGGKADMKDPLIVLKNSTVEDVCNRLHRDFVKNFRYAQIWGKSAKHPGQRVGLNHVLEDEDILTIVIKRTN; translated from the coding sequence ATGGGAATTCAGGAAGATATTAGGCATATAGAGGAAGAATTAAAGAAAACACAATATAACAAGGCAACTCAAAAGCATGTTGGGATATTGAAGGCGAAACTTGCAAAATTAAGAGATGCTCAAAGTGCTCCAAAATCAGGGAGCTCCGGGCCCTCTTATGCTGTGAGAAAAACAGGAGATGCCACAGTGGCATTTGTTGGATTTCCATCTGTGGGAAAATCTACGCTGTTAAATACCATTACAAATGCTAATTCAGAAGTTGGAGCTTATGCCTTTACCACACTTACAATTATCCCGGGATTATTGGAATATAAAGGGGCAAAAATTCAAGTATTGGATGCACCGGGAATTATTACGGGGGCATCTTTTGGTAGGGGAAGAGGTAGCGAGGTTTTAGCAGCAATTAGGAGCGTAGATTTGGCCATGATTGTTGTTGATGTATTTTCTCCGGAACATATTCCGGTAATCGAGAGAGAATTATATAATGTAGGTATAAGATTAGACCAAAATCCACCCGATGTAAAAATTGTAAAAAAGGACAGGGGCGGAGTTAATATCAATACAACAATTCCACTTACCAAAATAGACGAAGATACAATTAAAGCCATACTTAACGAACACAAAATACACAATGCAGACCTTGTAATAAGGGATGACATCACAGCAGACCAGTTTATTGATGTAGTTAGTGGAAATAGAGAATATATTCCATCACTTGTGATAGTAAATAAAATAGATTTGGCAGAGCCCGAACATATAGAAAAAATTGAAGAAGTTTTAAAAGATAGGGCACATATTTTAGTATCAGGTTATAAAAATATTAATATTGAAGAATTAAAAGACCAGATTTTTAATACTCTTGGATTTATGAAGCTTTATTTGAGGCCCCAAGGTGGAAAGGCTGATATGAAAGACCCGTTAATAGTTTTAAAGAACTCCACCGTAGAAGATGTATGTAATAGATTGCATCGGGATTTTGTAAAGAATTTCAGATATGCTCAAATTTGGGGAAAATCGGCAAAACACCCCGGGCAAAGAGTGGGACTTAATCATGTGTTGGAAGATGAAGATATACTAACAATTGTTATTAAAAGAACTAATTAA
- a CDS encoding ArsR/SmtB family transcription factor: MIANETKFENMAEMFKAFSDPTRLMILKLLSENESMCVCNIIDELKKPQPTISHHLNILKKSGIIKARKEGTWNHYFIVNPKVGDIIDTMDEMAK; the protein is encoded by the coding sequence ATGATTGCAAATGAAACAAAATTCGAAAATATGGCAGAAATGTTCAAGGCATTCTCAGACCCAACTAGATTAATGATTTTAAAATTATTAAGTGAAAACGAGAGTATGTGTGTGTGTAACATTATAGATGAGTTAAAAAAACCGCAACCAACAATATCTCATCACTTAAACATTTTGAAAAAGTCGGGTATAATTAAGGCGCGGAAGGAAGGAACTTGGAATCATTATTTTATAGTAAATCCAAAAGTTGGAGATATAATAGATACTATGGATGAAATGGCTAAATAA
- the mobB gene encoding molybdopterin-guanine dinucleotide biosynthesis protein B, with protein MRAIGVIGFKKSGKTTIIREILKKLMDKNVKVATIKHSFENAEIDKKDTDSYLFKEYAEVSVLSTDDKTAFYYNGMSLHEILSKLELEYEYVIIEGFKEQLKELNIPKIAMIKDDEGLELVDSHTILAINDYQYDIDEIMQLVAEKSIIPSYNLNCGHCGFNCKLFVEEVIKNNIKWNACVMQSGVKLNVNGKTIPMNPFVANIIKNVLKGVVESLKDTGAPKNISISIADIDKVK; from the coding sequence ATGAGAGCTATTGGTGTAATCGGTTTTAAAAAATCTGGAAAAACTACCATTATCCGCGAAATACTAAAAAAATTAATGGATAAAAATGTTAAGGTGGCCACAATAAAACATAGTTTTGAAAATGCCGAAATAGATAAAAAAGATACCGATTCTTATTTATTTAAAGAATATGCCGAAGTTTCCGTTCTATCGACAGATGATAAAACTGCATTTTATTATAATGGAATGAGTCTTCACGAGATATTATCTAAATTGGAGTTAGAATACGAATATGTTATAATTGAAGGATTTAAAGAACAATTAAAGGAACTAAATATCCCAAAAATAGCCATGATAAAAGATGATGAAGGTTTAGAATTGGTGGATTCCCATACAATTCTTGCTATAAATGATTATCAATATGATATTGACGAAATTATGCAATTGGTGGCCGAAAAAAGCATTATTCCATCATATAATTTAAATTGTGGGCACTGTGGATTTAACTGTAAATTATTTGTAGAGGAAGTAATTAAAAATAATATAAAATGGAATGCCTGTGTTATGCAAAGCGGAGTTAAATTAAATGTCAATGGAAAAACTATACCGATGAATCCATTTGTGGCCAACATAATTAAAAATGTTCTAAAAGGAGTGGTCGAATCTTTAAAAGATACGGGAGCTCCCAAAAACATATCAATATCCATTGCAGATATTGATAAAGTTAAATAA
- a CDS encoding cobalt-precorrin-7 (C(5))-methyltransferase: protein MIYIVGVGPGSEDYLTLKAIKTVKNADIIAGSKRLLNLFDIADSSKFVLTVNLKEELKELLDKKENYSNIVILSSGDPCFSGLLKTALNYVDKKDIEVISGISSIQIAASKIKISWEDYTILTLHGKEENRENLLNLIKNNKKVIFLPSNVKKDIKYLLDNGVNPNKKIWICESLTYPNEKIIYDSFDNILNGKNDISYFSVCIVD, encoded by the coding sequence ATGATATATATTGTAGGAGTTGGCCCAGGAAGCGAGGATTACCTAACATTAAAGGCGATAAAAACAGTGAAAAATGCTGACATAATTGCTGGAAGCAAAAGGTTATTAAATTTATTTGATATAGCAGATAGTTCAAAATTCGTTTTAACAGTAAATTTAAAAGAAGAATTAAAAGAACTACTTGATAAAAAGGAAAATTATTCTAATATTGTAATATTATCGTCAGGAGACCCCTGTTTTAGTGGATTATTAAAAACTGCACTAAATTATGTGGATAAAAAAGATATAGAGGTAATTTCAGGAATATCCTCAATACAAATTGCAGCATCAAAAATAAAAATATCATGGGAAGATTACACCATATTAACACTTCACGGTAAAGAGGAAAATAGGGAAAATCTGTTAAATCTAATAAAAAATAATAAAAAAGTAATATTTTTACCAAGTAATGTTAAAAAAGATATAAAATATTTATTGGATAATGGAGTAAATCCAAATAAAAAAATATGGATTTGTGAAAGTTTGACCTATCCTAACGAAAAAATAATATATGATAGTTTTGATAATATATTGAATGGTAAAAATGACATATCTTATTTCTCAGTATGCATAGTTGATTAA
- a CDS encoding FUN14 domain-containing protein, producing the protein MDIMQFVPDLGTGAIAGVVIGWGLKKAIKLVIALISLYFLSLAYLANLGVISINKDALLGMVGNMGSSVITYGNQMVGLIHSLSLGAGFAGGLAIGFKKG; encoded by the coding sequence ATGGATATTATGCAGTTTGTTCCCGATTTAGGAACTGGTGCAATAGCTGGTGTAGTTATTGGTTGGGGACTAAAAAAAGCCATAAAATTAGTAATAGCCCTTATAAGTCTATATTTTTTAAGTTTGGCATATCTTGCTAACTTGGGTGTCATATCTATTAACAAAGATGCATTACTTGGCATGGTGGGCAATATGGGGAGCTCCGTAATAACTTATGGTAATCAAATGGTAGGTTTGATTCATTCATTATCACTTGGAGCCGGATTTGCTGGTGGACTTGCAATAGGCTTTAAAAAAGGATAA